A stretch of DNA from Solanum stenotomum isolate F172 unplaced genomic scaffold, ASM1918654v1 scaffold32558, whole genome shotgun sequence:
AGTGTTTTACAAATTGATTAGCCAAATACAAACTGCTACTCTCCGATGTACTTTTACGGAAAGCACCTCTGACAAAAGACACATTTCAAAATAAGCAGGAACCAAACAGGCCATTAAATAAGGATACAGAAATTTTGGTGCTGGAAGAAGAGAAGATTGTCTTTAGCTTAAATCATTGAGTATGATGGCTTTTTCTCCTGAATAGTATATTTCAGGCAGAGTGTACtggaaattaaaaatattttctttggcTTAAAAGTTTGAATATGATGGCTTTTTTGTCATGAATAGTTTATGTTCATCATCTATTGAGTTTGAAGTTCACTTCTATTTGGGACCAGGGATGCTCTTGGAATCCCTTTATCTAGTTTCTTTTGGTTTCAGAGttgaattttatcttttttgccAATTCTGATTTTACCCGATTTCTTGACTAGCTCGTGGTTTCCCTTGAGAGTGTTTTCATATCACTTGATAAAGATTATACATCTGTGATTCACTCTATACTGGGAACTTATATAAGTGAAACTTCAAGAAGTAAATTTGGCTAAATtcttatgttttctagttgtGCTCCATTTTGTCTCTATCATGTACAATTTTCATCTCAATATGTTCTCATATTGGCTCTCATTGTTTATTTGGTGCATGAGACTCTCTTCTCTATGTAAATTTATGTAAATGCATAGCTACTCAAAATTCTTGACATGTATTTTCATCTCAATATGTTCTCATATTGGCTCTCATTGTTTAACAGCTAAACTTAAGTTTAACAATGCATTTGATAGGGCTGAACTGATGAAAAAAGCAAATGGGCAATATTTTCCAGAAGAGGTATGTTGACAATGTATTTTAGTTTATCGTTTTGCTGGGACATGTTAATTGTACATCTAGATTGTAGACTACGGACACGGTAAAACAAGTTTATAGCTAAGTTACGAGTTATTTTGTTCAATTGGTTGGGGTAATGTATTATTGCTCTAGTATAAACTTCAGTTAGTTGCCATTTTCGGGTGTCTAATCCTTCAAGAGATGTTCATAATGCAGAAACTTCTGAAGTGGTTCACTCAAATTTTGTTGGCAGTGGAATATCTGCATTCAAACTTTGTACTACACCGTGACCTTAAAGTGCGTATCTTATTATCTGTGAATAtcgtttttaatttttttttgctctccAATCTATTTTCTGAGGTGATTTCTGCACCTTTCTGTGTCAGTGCTCAAACATCTTTCTGACCAAGGAACACAAAGTTCGCCTTGGTAACTACCAATgcttttgttcttttattgaAGTCAAGATAGATACAGTCGATTTTTCTGATGTAGGCCTACATATTTTTTGCCCTTTTACTTTTCTCTCCAGGGGATTTTGTCCTTGCGAAAACGTTGAAGGCTGATGACTTGGCTTCTTCAGTATGTATCTGATACCCGATgcttttctttgttattttcacCTAACCTACGTAGCTCAAATTAGTTTCTACATTCTTAAAATGAAATGTAGGATACAGCATGGCACGGGTAAATCAAGTTGGTGTTTAATTCATTTGGTTAATTATTTACACTGTAAAAGTTAGTCTAACAGAAGGCTGACCTAGAGAAATGCATCGGTTCATATGTCTTATATTGTTATTTCTACCTCTTTTGAATTACTCCACCCCGATCCATTTTATTGATGATGTGCTCTGTATCCAACATGTGTCATTTTGGATCAGATATGGGCAACTGTACGAACTTGCATGATGATTAAGCACAATCTGAACTATATTTTGCCTAAATAAAACCTGGCATTTAGTTTCTAAATATTTTCCCACTTAGCCAAGCCATAGAGAAAACAGAAACCAAGGATGCGAACACTCAGGAGTGTTACATTCAGGATGACCTAGCCTACATCCCCTCCCCCGTCCCCACCCGCTAGgctaaagaaaaaataacaagaaataaTGGAAGATATCACTTAATGGAACTAAATAAGCTAAAACTTCTAGTGGAAGAGATGTTTCCGTAAGCTAATAGTGTTATTTTATATTCCAGGTAGTTGGAACTCCCAATTACATGTGCCCGGAACTTCTTACGGATATTCCATACGGTTTTAAATCAGATATTTGGTCCTTAGGTATGTAACTCCTTTACTTCATTCTGGTTCAAGTGCATTTATATCTTACTTTGAATGTGGTGCCAAATTGTATTGGAGTTCTCTGTAGACATTCATTTCCAATAATTTTTGGGAGATACGAACCTCTCACCTCTGTATGTCATATGTTACCACACCTTTCATTTCTTAAGGTTATCTCTTTCCCAACGCTGAGGACACTGGTTTATTGTAGCAATAATGTCGtgtttatttgaaatatatacatGTCATTGTGGGCTTCTTCTGTGTCTTTAATCCATTCATTTCTTGACCAGGCTGCTGTATGTATGAAATGGCTGCTCACCACCCTGCATTTAAAGCATTTGTAAGGCTTCTTGAATTTGTTTCTATTATCTCCATTTCAATTCCTTGGATACATAATGAAATGGGAAACTGACCttatattttatctctattgATTAATTTACAAATAGAAGCTGAAGTGACTGGCTCTGCATATATAGAGACTTTGGGATGGGGGGTTTCGTTTGTAAGTTAGTGAATTCAAGTGACAAGTAAATCCAAATTCCAACTATATTGTTGAAGAGATGTTCTTTCCTTTTAAGTctgtcccaaaaagaatgtcgtctttctataattaaaatcaattttaacttcaaaattctctttttacccttaatgaaatgatttatagccacacaaatgtCTAAGGTTTATTTTAgacaacaaatttcaaaaagtcttgcttccttttttaaattttatgccAAGTTAAACGGTGGAACATaaatagggacagagggagtagatGTCAAATCAAAGTACAAACTGTCTTACTTATATAGAGAACTCAGTTTAGACTTCTAATAAGTTAAGCCCTTATCTCTAATTATTAGaatatcaatttaaaatagTGTACGTTTTAAACTTAAAGGTTTTTTTTACTGTACCttatataatattcatattaagttagcaaaatttatttttcattttacataTGAGATAACGTATATAACTTATAACTatttaagataaaaatattttaagaaaatatattttatttagtgtTCATTAATCAGTTTGTAGCTAGAATAATTGATCTAGATTAGAATTAAAAATCTCATGTTAGAAAGGATAAAATGCtcttaaaattcaaaacttaaaTTCTTATAAAACTAGTCtacaacaaattttaaattattaataaatgtataacaatttttcattattaatcACCCCATAAACAAATTTATAAGTTGCACAAATAAcaatctttttttcattttgacacaAATAGTTTAACTGTGTGTATGTGTGAGAGAGAAagtagagagagagaaaaaattagTTGGAAGTTGTGCTGGTTTACTTGCAACTAAACCTACCACCCTAATCATGATTAAACTAATAAACTATATCTTAcaaaaactttaattattacttagaacattttactttattattactattttctttatctcaatttatgtaatgTCGAGttgagtttaaaaaagaaatgtaatttaaaataatttatgaatatttatGTCATTACAAATTACATCACCGTATAacaatttttcattattaatcACCCCATGATTTTTTTTCGTACTCAGACTAATAACTATCCAAGTCATTTCACGAATAAAATGTGATCAATTAACCAATCATTATTAGGCCAATGATACTCTCTTCTAGCGTTACCTACATGGCAAGGGAAAAATCAAAGGGTAGAACTGACTAATCCTAAATCAAAGGGTCGAGAGACTCAATACCAGTATGCTTGAACAACTTGGAGCATGGCCTTCTTTTCGCACTATTTCtaatatgaaaataatggtGAAAACTGGATTCAATTGTCAACTACCCCCATTGGTGATACAGGAGTGACTACTGATTCTAAAGGAACTGGAGTCACATTTCTTTCCCATTCAAGAGCTTTTACGCGTTTTCACGATCTTTTAAGACCACGAAAAATGGacaaatttcttttcttatgaACACATACAAGATTCGTCACTACAAAAAGGatacattttcaagaaaaaagagATGCAGTTTAGTGGTTACCTTAATATTAGTTATATCTCCAACAACAAATATGTTTCTGTGACCCTTGATTCTAAGATTTTCATCAACCTTCAATCTTCCAAAATTATTGATTCGATCCTTCAAATACGTCTCCCTTAACTACTCTGAACCCGGTGGCTTTCCCGTGCAAAGAAAATGGCAATCCTCTCTGATAGTTTCCCCAAATGAGGTGAAATATGTTATGTTTCCACCTGAGTTGTTCGTGTTATTACTTCACTTCCACATTCTTGTTTTTTAACCATTCTAAATTCTAGTAGTCTGGATCCATCTTGCACCAAAGTTACCTTCTTCTGAGGAAAATCGACAGTGGTTACTGCATCAAGTTTAACACTTGTAAGTCCACCACCAACAATCAATACtgctttttatcttttcattctCTGCAACAAAATACCTCGCAACATTTTGACTAGTACATCTCAATATTCATCACAAGACAATTTACTGAATACCGTGAAAACTTGCTAGAGGAGTTggtttacaaataaataatctcCGTCTAATGGATACCGAACCCCCATGCTTTAGCTTTGTTTTATCATTTTCCTAAAA
This window harbors:
- the LOC125852124 gene encoding serine/threonine-protein kinase Nek5-like, which gives rise to MESRMEHYEIMEQIGRGAFDAAILVNHKQERKKYVLKKIRLARQTERCRRSAHHELVVSLESVFISLDKDYTSVIHSILGTYISETSRTKLKFNNAFDRAELMKKANGQYFPEECSNIFLTKEHKVRLGDFVLAKTLKADDLASSVVGTPNYMCPELLTDIPYGFKSDIWSLGCCMYEMAAHHPAFKAFVRLLEFDFGVNARSMAKFKQVQDEKSIEELRFKEKKNDPIAIQKVINNVKASGIKIVEGGSKRKVINSDSEEIESASSDLGKSEEHHVFA